CGACCACGATCATCTCGGCAAACTCTTGACTTACCTTGCTGCGCATGACGCAGAAGTTGCCGTGTGGATAGCCTCCGATCCTCGTCCAGAACACACAAAGGCAGTGGCTTGGCTCAACGACTCAAGCCCAGCAGACTTCCACCTGCTCCGTGCCGAAGCTGTTAAAATTGGTAACTCTCCTGCAGCACTACTTCTGACACCAATAGTCGGACCAAGTGCAGGCTCGAAGATTGTTGCCAAGCAAAAACAAGAAAAAGCGGAACGTCACGAGTTGCGTCACGAGTTCTGGACCGGCTTACTTGAAGAAGCAAAGAAGCGAACACAACTTCACGCAAATATCTCTCCGTCACAAGTAAACTGGATCGGAGCAAGCTCGGGTATTGCCGGCTGCATGTATGTATATGTCGTTGGCCAGACATGGTGGCGAACGGAGTTATACATCGATCGTGGCAGAGATCTGAGTACCCAGAACAAGCACATATTTGATGCCATTGCACAGAAACAAAGGGAAATCGAATCTGCATTTGGCCAGCCGCTCAACTGGGAACGCCTCGACGATAAGCAGGCCTGCCGAATTTCATTCGCATCTGATACAGGTGGATACCGATCCGAAAGGGAGTTGTGGCCAAACATTCAGAGCGATATGATCGATACAATGATCCGATTCGAGGCCGCAATCCGCACGTCCCTGCAAGAAACCGCACGATCACTGTAACTCGGCTCAATCCGCGACCGGAACAGGAAATCC
Above is a genomic segment from Phycisphaeraceae bacterium containing:
- a CDS encoding DUF4268 domain-containing protein gives rise to the protein MIGKIDRFPLRKVWPHEAHHFTTWLADNLDVLSECISLDLSLIEREAAAGDFSVDLLVEDSNGRTVIIENQLERTDHDHLGKLLTYLAAHDAEVAVWIASDPRPEHTKAVAWLNDSSPADFHLLRAEAVKIGNSPAALLLTPIVGPSAGSKIVAKQKQEKAERHELRHEFWTGLLEEAKKRTQLHANISPSQVNWIGASSGIAGCMYVYVVGQTWWRTELYIDRGRDLSTQNKHIFDAIAQKQREIESAFGQPLNWERLDDKQACRISFASDTGGYRSERELWPNIQSDMIDTMIRFEAAIRTSLQETARSL